From Salvia splendens isolate huo1 chromosome 3, SspV2, whole genome shotgun sequence, a single genomic window includes:
- the LOC121796167 gene encoding protein PHOX1-like — MGKHGGKKKSSSGQKSGESNSTKQRKGSEGSQRAYDKDTAMFILMSQELKEEGNRLFQKRDYEGAMLSYEKGIKLLPRNHIDVAYLRSNMAACYMQLGISEYPRAIHECNLALEVSPRYSKALLKRARCYEGLNKLDLARRDVGAVLKMEPNNLMAIEISERVEMTIESQGSRELEVPVDLVVPLPEYLEPAPLAQTKARKKKSGNVKVERINGNAEENVEEKIVNGNGENNVNGNVEESVKEKKVDCNVEGNVKEKANGNVGGSKDATKTRNEKKTKRKVREKRVDVDVVMSKADDPTEERKTEDKLVVVEEEKYTNGAEDEPTRTVKLVFGEDIRWAQIPLNCDVLQLRDVIVDRFPSSKAVLVKYRDQEGDLVTITSTVELRMAEASTINGSVKLYIVEVNPDQDPLLKGFRRDELTDTLDMKNVTENGKGVRTESACISDWIIQFAQLFKDHVGFDVETYLDLHQVGMKLYSDAMEETVTSEEAQDLFSGAADKFQEMAALALFNWGNVHMSRARKRVYLKEDASRERVLTQVKSAYDWAQMEYVKAGKRYEESLKIKPNFYEAVLALGQQEFEQAKLSWYFAVGTGVDLESLPSSEVLQLYNRAEDNMEKGMQMWEAEQQVNESSQPNKTEIQLQNMKLNNLFEHVSPDEAAEQASNIRAQIHILWGTILYERSIMEFKLGLPVWHECLEVAVEKFELAGAAPTDIAVMIKNHCSNGTEGGFNIDELVQAWNEMYEAKKWQSSVPSFRLEPLLRRRVSKIYYALENA; from the exons TAGTACTAAGCAAAGAAAAGGCAGTGAGGGTAGCCAGAGGGCTTATGATAAGGACACAGCCATGTTCATTTTGATGTCTCAGGAATTGAAGGAAGAGGGCAATAGGTTGTTTCAGAAAAGGGATTATGAGGGTGCTATGTTGAGCTATGAGAAAGGGATAAAGTTACTTCCTAGGAACCACATAGACGTTGCGTATCTGAGGAGCAATATGGCCGCGTGCTATATGCAGTTGGGAATAAGTGAGTACCCGAGGGCGATTCATGAGTGCAATCTGGCTCTTGAAGTCTCCCCTAGATACAGCAAGGCGCTGTTGAAGAGGGCTAGGTGTTATGAGGGACTGAACAAGCTAGATTTGGCGCGTAGAGATGTTGGAGCGGTGCTGAAGATGGAGCCGAACAATCTCATGGCGATTGAGATCTCAGAGAGGGTTGAAATGACAATTGAGAGTCAGGGGTCTAGAGAGCTTGAGGTTCCTGTGGATTTGGTGGTTCCGTTGCCTGAGTATTTGGAGCCAGCGCCTTTGGCACAGACCAAGGCGAGGAAAAAGAAAAGTGGCAATGTGAAGGTGGAGAGAATCAATGGCAATGCAGAGGAGAACGTGGAGGAGAAGATAGTCAATGGCAATGGAGAGAACAATGTCAATGGAAACGTAGAGGAGAGCGTGAAGGAGAAGAAAGTTGATTGCAATGTGGAGGGAAATGTGAAGGAGAAAGCCAATGGCAATGTAGGGGGAAGTAAGGATGCTACTAAAACAAGAAACGAGAAGAAAACGAAGAGAAAAGTGAGAGAAAAGAgagttgatgttgatgttgtgaTGAGTAAGGCTGATGATCCAACCGAGGAAAGGAAAACTGAAGACAaattggtggtggtggaggaagaaaaatatacaaatgGTGCGGAGGATGAGCCTACTAGAACGGTTAAATTAGTGTTCGGGGAAGACATAAGATGGGCTCAGATTCCTCTCAACTGCGATGTTTTGCAACTGAGAGATGTCATTGTTGATCGCTTTCCTAGCTCAAAGGCTGTTCTTGTGAAGTATAGGGATCAAGAAGGCGATTTGGTTACCATCACTTCAACAGTAGAACTGAGGATGGCTGAGGCTTCTACCATAAATGGCTCTGTGAAGTTGTACATAGTCGAAGTTAATCCGGATCAAGATCCATTGCTTAAAGGGTTTAGGAGGGATGAATTAACAGACACTCTTGACATGAAAAATGTTACTGAAAATGGGAAGGGAGTGAGGACTGAGTCGGCTTGTATCAGTGATTGGATCATACAGTTTGCTCAGTTATTCAAGGACCACGTCGGATTTGATGTTGAAACGTATCTTGATCTCCATCAGGTCGGGATGAAGCTCTATTCGGATGCCATGGAAGAGACAGTTACTAGTGAAGAAGCTCAAGACCTTTTCTCGGGTGCTGCGGATAAATTCCAGGAGATGGCAGCCTTAGCGCTGTTCAACTGGGGTAATGTCCACATGTCCCGAGCAAGAAAGAGAGTATATTTGAAAGAAGATGCTTCGCGAGAACGTGTACTCACGCAGGTCAAGTCTGCGTACGACTGGGCACAAATGGAGTATGTGAAAGCAGGGAAAAGATACGAAGAGTCTCTAAAAATCAAACCAAATTTCTATGAAGCCGTTCTAGCTCTCGGGCAGCAAGAGTTTGAGCAGGCTAAACTCTCTTGGTATTTTGCTGTTGGAACTGGTGTGGATTTGGAATCGTTGCCTTCGTCCGAAGTTCTTCAGCTTTACAACAGGGCCGAGGACAACATGGAAAAGGGAATGCAAATGTGGGAGGCGGAACAACAAGTTAACGAATCATCCCAGCCTAACAAAACCGAGATTCAGTTGCAAAATATGAAGCTCAACAACTTGTTCGAACACGTTTCACCAGATGAGGCTGCAGAACAGGCTTCGAACATCAGGGCTCAGATACACATACTGTGGGGCACGATTCTGTACGAGAGATCAATAATGGAGTTCAAACTAGGACTTCCCGTATGGCATGAATGCCTCGAGGTTGCTGTAGAAAAGTTCGAACTTGCTGGAGCTGCTCCAACTGATATTGCTGTTATGATAAAGAATCATTGTTCCAATGGAACAGAAG GGGGATTCAATATTGACGAATTAGTACAGGCGTGGAACGAGATGTATGAAGCGAAAAAGTGGCAGAGCAGCGTTCCCTCGTTCCGGTTAGAGCCACTTCTCAGACGGCgagtttcaaaaatttattacgCCCTTGAAAATGCATAG
- the LOC121793362 gene encoding triphosphate tunnel metalloenzyme 3-like → MEVEVKLRLPNKSAHQKLLAALSPFHAATHHQYNTFYDGSAAELSSRRAILRLRFHEEPDRPKCFVTLKANAVLANGVSRVEEDEEEVDYSIGKACSENPQKLKDVDSRVLRRVKEEFGIESYVSLGGFKNVRNVFEWKGVELEIDEVSYEFGDMYEIECESVEPEKVKGIITEFLKENGIEYSDSVKSKFAIFRAGKLPS, encoded by the exons ATGGAAGTCGAAGTGAAGCTCCGATTGCCCAATAAATCCGCCCACCAGAAGCTCCTCGCCGCGCTCTCCCCATTCCACGCCGCCACTCACCACCAGTACAACACCTTCTACGACGGATCCGCCGCCGAGTTGAGCTCCCGGAGAGCCATCCTCCGCCTCCGCTTCCACGAGGAGCCCGACCGCCCCAAATGCTTCGTCACGCTCAAGGCCAACGCCGTGCTAGCCAACGGCGTCAGCCGCGTGGaggaggacgaggaggaggtgGACTACTCGATCGGGAAGGCGTGCTCGGAGAATCCACAGAAGCTGAAGGATGTCGATTCTAGGGTTTTGCGGAGGGTGAAGGAGGAATTTGGGATTGAGAGCTATGTGAGTTTGGGGGGATTTAAGAATGTGAGGAATGTGTTTGAGTGGAAAGGGGTGGAGCTGGAGATTGATGAAGTTAGCTACGAATTTGGGGATATGTATGAGATTGAGTGTGAGAGTGTGGAGCCTGAGAAAGTTAAGGGGATCATCACGGAGTTCTTGAAGGAAAATGGAATTGAATACTCGGATTCTGTTAAGTCCAAGTTTGCTATTTTTCGTGCTGGAAAGCTGCCGTCTTA G
- the LOC121796171 gene encoding multifunctional methyltransferase subunit TRM112 homolog A-like, whose product MRLLTHNMLSSNIKGVTSGFPLRIEVEKVVEKEVELNADFLRNMFAKVEWKALVEASKTLGYTELPDNVEPSMLDSDEFLNRFHHALLELHLEEGALVCPETGRKFLVNKGIPNMLLHEDEV is encoded by the coding sequence ATGAGGCTCCTAACTCATAATATGTTATCATCAAACATCAAAGGCGTGACCAGCGGATTCCCCCTTCGGATTGAGGTGGAGAAAGTGGTGGAGAAGGAGGTGGAGTTGAATGCAGACTTCCTTCGGAACATGTTTGCCAAGGTTGAGTGGAAGGCGCTCGTGGAGGCCTCCAAAACCTTGGGGTATACTGAGCTGCCCGATAATGTTGAGCCCTCCATGCTCGACTCTGATGAGTTTTTAAACAGGTTCCACCACGCCCTCCTCGAGCTCCACCTTGAGGAAGGCGCGTTGGTTTGCCCTGAGACTGGCCGGAAGTTCCTGGTCAACAAGGGGATCCCTAATATGCTGCTACATGAAGACGAGGTCTGA
- the LOC121796172 gene encoding pyrophosphate-energized vacuolar membrane proton pump-like, whose product MVESTLLPDLATQVIVPLCAIVGIAFALVQWLLVSKVKVSTDKSHSNSKNGFAEPLIEEEDGVSEHAVIQKCAEIQTAISEGATSFLFTEYQYVGIFMVAFAILIFLFLGSVEGFSTAAKACTFDATKLCKPALASAIFSTVAFLLGAITSLISGFLGMKIATYANARTTLEARKGVGKAFIVAFRSGAVMGFLLAASGLLVLFIAINLFKLYFGDDWEGLFEAITGYGLGGSSMALFGRVAGGIYTKAADVGADLVGKVERNIPEDDPRNPAVIADNVGDNVGDIAGMGSDLFGSYAESSCAALVVASISSFGINHEFTAMLYPLLVSSVGILVCLLTTLFATDFFEVKAVKEIEPALKKQLIISTALMTLGVGLVSWIALPSSFTIFNFGSQKDVKSWQLFLCVCVGLWAGLIIGFVTEYYTSNAYSPVQDVADSCRTGAATNVIFGLALGYKSVIIPIFAIAVSIFVSFSFAAMYGIAVAALGMLSTIATGLAIDAYGPISDNAGGIAEMAGMSHKVRERTDALDAAGNTTAAIGKGFAIGSAALVSLALFGAFVSRAAISTVDVLTPKVFIGLLVGAMLPYWFSAMTMKSVGSAALKMVEEVRRQFNTIPGIMEGTAKPDYATCVKISTDASIKEMIPPGALVMLTPLIVGTLFGVETLSGVLAGSLVSGVQIAISASNTGGAWDNAKKYIEAGVSDHARSLGPKGSDAHKAAVIGDTVGDPLKDTSGPSLNILIKLMAVESLVFAPFFAAHGGLLFKLF is encoded by the exons ATGGTTGAGTCCACTCTCCTCCCAGATCTCGCCACTCAGGTCATCGTACCTCTCTGCGCCATAGTCGGCATCGCCTTCGCCCTCGTCCAATGGCTCCTGGTCTCCAAGGTCAAGGTCTCCACCGACAAATCCCACTCCAACTCCAAAAACGGCTTCGCCGAGCCCCTCATCGAGGAGGAGGACGGCGTCTCCGAGCACGCAGTTATCCAGAAGTGCGCCGAAATCCAAACCGCCATCTCTGAAG GTGCAACATCGTTTCTATTTACCGAGTACCAGTATGTTGGTATCTTCATGGTTGCTTTTGCTATCTTGATTTTCCTCTTCCTCGGCTCCGTGGAAGGATTCAGTACAGCGGCTAAAGCTTGCACCTTTGACGCCACCAAGTTATGCAAGCCTGCTCTTGCCTCAGCTATCTTTAGCACTGTAGCTTTCCTTCTTGGCGCAATAACTTCTTTAATTTCGGGGTTCCTGGGAATGAAAATTGCCACCTATGCCAATGCTAGAACTACTTTAGAGGCTAGGAAAGGTGTGGGGAAAGCTTTCATTGTTGCTTTTAGATCTGGTGCAGTGATGGGTTTCCTTCTTGCCGCAAGTGGTCTACTGGTTTTGTTTATTGCAATCAACCTCTTCAAGCTGTACTTTGGTGATGACTGGGAAGGCCTATTTGAGGCTATAACTGGTTATGGACTTGGTGGTTCTTCAATGGCTTTGTTTGGCAGAGTTGCTGGTGGAATTTACACGAAAGCTGCTGATGTAGGGGCAGATCTTGTTGGCAAGGTGGAAAGGAACATTCCAGAAGATGATCCCCGAAACCCTGCA GTTATTGCAGACAATGTTGGTGACAATGTCGGGGATATTGCCGGTATGGGGTCCGATCTATTTGGCTCATATGCAGAATCTTCCTGTGCGGCACTTGTTGTTGCTTCCATCTCATCGTTTGGGATTAACCACGAGTTTACTGCCATGCTATACCCTCTGCTAGTCAGCTCTGTTGGAATCCTTGTTTGTTTGCTCACCACATTATTTGCAACTGATTTCTTTGAGGTCAAGGCTGTCAAAGAAATTGAGCCAGCACTCAAAAAGCAACTTATAATCTCCACAGCATTGATGACTCTTGGAGTAGGCTTGGTCAGCTGGATCGCCCTTCCCTCCTCTTtcacaatatttaattttggatCACAGAAAGATGTTAAGAGCTG GCAATTATTCCTATGTGTTTGTGTTGGTTTATGGGCTGGCCTTATCATTGGTTTTGTCACAGAATACTATACCAGCAATGCTTACAG CCCTGTACAGGATGTTGCTGATTCATGCCGTACAGGAGCAGCTACCAATGTCATCTTTGGCCTTGCATTGGGATACAAATCTGTTATAATTCCAATTTTTGCCATAGCCGTTAGCATTTTTGTCAGTTTTAGCTTTGCTGCTATGTATGGAATTGCAGTTGCTGCTCTTGGAATGCTGAGTACTATAGCTACTGGTCTGGCTATTGATGCTTATGGACCGATCAGTGACAATGCTGGAGGTATCGCTGAGATGGCAGGCATGAGCCACAAAGTCCGAGAGAGGACTGATGCCCTTGATGCTGCAGGAAACACCACAGCCGCTATCGGAAAG GGATTTGCCATTGGATCTGCTGCTCTTGTGTCTCTTGCTCTCTTTGGTGCATTTGTAAGCCGTGCCGCAATATCAACCGTAGATGTCCTAACTCCTAAAGTATTCATCGGATTGCTGGTTGGTGCTATGCTTCCTTACTGGTTCTCGGCCATGACAATGAAGAGTGTGGGCAGTGCAGCTCTAAAGATGGTTGAAGAAGTGCGCCGACAATTTAACACCATTCCCGGTATCATGGAAGGAACTGCTAAGCCTGACTATGCAACTTGTGTCAAGATCTCCACTGATGCATCTATAAAGGAGATGATCCCCCCTGGTGCTCTTGTCATGCTTACACCCCTTATCGTTGGCACTCTTTTCGGTGTCGAAACTCTCTCTGGAGTCCTTGCTGGATCCCTCGTCTCCGGTGTCCAA ATTGCCATCTCCGCATCCAACACAGGCGGAGCTTGGGACAACGCCAAGAAATACATCGAG GCTGGTGTATCTGACCATGCACGCTCACTCGGTCCCAAGGGATCAGACGCGCACAAGGCAGCTGTGATCGGGGACACTGTGGGGGATCCGCTCAAGGATACATCCGGGCCATCGCTGAACATCCTGATCAAGCTGATGGCTGTGGAGTCGCTGGTGTTTGCCCCCTTCTTTGCTGCCCATGGTGGTTTGCTCTTCAAGCTTTTCTAA
- the LOC121796173 gene encoding arogenate dehydrogenase 2, chloroplastic-like has protein sequence MISSISIQSAPAAQSAIAGTSRLLHRNVHLFSPLQHHRRRQHHHSPRSLRVRAIDAAQPYDLEARLVMRLNQSTRLKIAIIGFGNFGQFLAKAFVRQGHIVYAHSRSNHLLAAESIGAAFVSDPHDLCELHPDVMVICTSIISTESVLRSLPLQRLRRNTLFVDVLSVKEFPKNIFLQVLPPHFDILCTHPMFGPESGKHSWQNLPFVFDKVRIGGEDSRQARVENFLDIFRNEGCRMVEMSCEEHDKYAAGTQFITHTTGRILEKLQLESTPINTKGYETLLDLVENTSGDSFDLYYGLFMYNENAMEQLERLNLAFEALKKELFGLLHEVLRKQLFGKSEEGDVRPVLEKLPKKASRLLPPGAPQ, from the coding sequence ATGATTTCGTCCATATCAATCCAGTCAGCTCCCGCCGCGCAATCCGCAATCGCCGGAACCTCGCGCCTCCTCCACCGCAATGTCCACCTCTTCTCGCCTCTCcagcaccaccgccgccgccagcaCCACCATTCCCCCCGGAGCCTCCGCGTCCGCGCAATCGACGCCGCGCAGCCCTACGACTTGGAGGCGCGCCTCGTCATGCGCTTGAATCAGTCCACCAGGCTCAAAATCGCCATCATAGGGTTCGGAAACTTCGGCCAATTCCTCGCCAAGGCGTTCGTCCGCCAGGGCCACATAGTCTACGCGCACTCACGCTCTAATCACCTCTTGGCTGCCGAATCGATCGGCGCCGCTTTCGTCTCTGATCCGCACGATCTCTGCGAGCTGCACCCTGACGTCATGGTGATCTGCACCTCCATCATCTCGACCGAATCCGTGCTCCGATCGCTTCCCCTCCAGCGCCTGAGACGGAATACTCTGTTTGTTGACGTTTTATCCGTCAAGGAATTCCCCAAAAACATTTTCCTCCAAGTTCTCCCGCCTCATTTCGATATTCTATGCACGCACCCGATGTTTGGACCGGAGAGTGGGAAGCACAGTTGGCAGAATTTGCCGTTTGTGTTTGATAAGGTGAGAATTGGGGGTGAGGATTCGCGCCAGGCTAGGGTTGAGAATTTCCTGGACATTTTCAGGAATGAGGGGTGTAGGATGGTGGAGATGAGCTGCGAGGAGCATGATAAGTACGCGGCTGGGACGCAGTTCATCACACACACGACGGGGAGGATACTCGAGAAGTTGCAGTTGGAGAGCACGCCGATTAACACAAAAGGATATGAAACATTGTTGGATTTAGTGGAGAATACGTCCGGTGATAGTTTTGATCTGTATTACGGGCTTTTCATGTACAATGAGAATGCGATGGAGCAGTTGGAGCGGCTGAATTTGGCATTTGAGGCATTGAAGAAGGAGTTGTTTGGACTCTTGCATGAGGTTTTGAGGAAGCAGTTGTTTGGGAAGTCGGAGGAGGGAGATGTGAGGCCGGTGCTTGAGAAGCTGCCCAAGAAGGCGAGCCGGTTACTGCCGCCTGGCGCGCCTCAATAG
- the LOC121796170 gene encoding phosphopantothenoylcysteine decarboxylase subunit VHS3-like, translated as MEGAKLSSDVKLVEAALVNTLLAAQTCLLMLTSSLLNDKLPAWIGKRFPMEELHRVNKPGLENKDGSDTEDDDEDEDDDNAEPDDDAGDEDFSGGEEGGDDDDEGDPEEDAEANGDGGSDDDDDDDDGDDDDEDGDDDEDEEEDEDEEDQPPAKKRK; from the exons ATGGAGGGGGCAAAGCTGAGCTCTGATGTGAAGCTCGTTGAGGCTGCTTTGGTTAATACTCTTCTGGCTGCTCAAACTTGCCTTCTCATGCTG ACTAGCTCGTTGCTGAATGACAAACTGCCAGCTTGGATAGGAAAACG ATTTCCGATGGAGGAGCTTCATAGAGTGAACAAGCCAGGACTTGAAAACAAAGATGGAAGCGATACagaggatgatgatgaggatgaaGATGATGACAATGCCGAGCCTGATGATGATGCTGGTGATGAGGACTTTTCAGGCGGCGAAGAAGGtggagatgatgatgatgaagggGATCCAGAGGAGGACGCCGAGGCTAATGGTGACGGAGGAagtgacgatgatgatgatgatgatgacgggGATGATGACGATGAGGATGGGGACGATGatgaggacgaggaggaagacgaggacgaggaggatcaACCACCTGCTAAGAAGAGAAAGTGA
- the LOC121796169 gene encoding protein S-acyltransferase 24-like, which produces MASEIEIVEEVESRDHHPTNSSAAPEGESLRNDVYTAAAYGDMEKLQRLVETEACSVAEPDALGYYALQWAALNNRAAAAQYIIEHGGDINARDHTGQTALHWSAVKGAIQVAELLLQEGARVGAADLNGYQTTHVAAQYGQTAFLCHIVTKWNADADIPDNDGRSPLHWAAYKGFADCIRLLLYLNAHRLRKDKEGCTPLHWAAIRGNLEACTVLVMAGKKEDLMVTENTGLTPAQLAADKSHRQVAFFLGNTRRLFDKRWDNNSFLGRLSKLGLAPFLWCIILMMLATYICSVITASNLPRLTAGFGLFAWMGVFLASIGLVFFYRCSSKDPGFIRMNVHDPANMKDDEPLLKIEINNPVLINGNWSQLCATCKIVRPLRAKHCSTCDRCVEQFDHHCPWVSNCVGKKNKWDFIFLLVLEVLALLISGSVALTRVLTDPVAPSTFGAWLSHAANQHVGLLAFLAADAFLLSAVGVLTCVQASQIARNITTNEMANMLRYSYLRGPDGRFRNPFDHGCKKNCTDFLINGYNEDIENVEEPRESEGIGMINMTRDANHTNGVNHTHQPNQNGHVVIDVNKTSNTHQGHIHSSQCSHSHSHSPNPSTSHTQRHNQSHSNSHVPAGLGIGLGRNVSHAAVVS; this is translated from the exons ATGGCGTCGGAGATCGAAATTGTGGAGGAGGTGGAATCGAGGGATCACCATCCAACCAACTCCTCCGCCGCGCCGGAGGGTGAGAGCTTGAGGAACGATGTTTACACTGCCGCTGCCTACGGGGATATGGAGAAGCTCCAGAGATTAGTGGAGACTGAGGCTTGCTCCGTCGCCGAGCCCGACGCCCTAGGCTACTACGCCCTCCAGTGGGCGGCGCTTAATAATCGAGCGGCCGCAGCTCAGTACATTATTGAG CATGGAGGGGATATTAATGCACGTGATCATACTGGACAAACAGCTCTGCATTGGAGTGCAGTTAAGGGTGCAATTCAGGTTGCTGAACTTCTTCTGCAGGAGGGTGCACGTGTTGGTGCAGCTGATCTTAATGGTTATCAG ACAACACATGTTGCAGCACAGTATGGTCAGACGGCTTTCCTTTGTCACATTGTCACAAAGTGGAATGCTGATGCTGATATTCCTGATAACGATGGAAGAAGCCCATTGCACTG GGCTGCTTACAAGGGATTTGCTGACTGCATTCGCCTTTTGCTGTATCTGAATGCTCATAGACTGCGGAAAGATAAAGAAG GTTGCACCCCTCTGCACTGGGCTGCCATTAGGGGTAACTTAGAAGCATGCACTGTTCTGGTGATGGCAGGGAAGAAAGAAGATTTGATGGTAACAGAAAATACCGGCCTTACACCTGCACAGCTTGCTGCTGATAAAAGTCATAGACAAGTTGCATTTTTCCTT GGAAATACTAGAAGGTTGTTTGACAAACGATGGGATAACAACAGCTTTCTCGGCAGGCTTTCAAAACTAGGACTTGCTCCCTTTCTTTGGTGTATAATTCTAATGATGCTTGCAACATATATATGTTCAGTTATTACAG CTTCAAATCTGCCAAGGTTAACAGCTGGCTTTGGTCTTTTTGCCTGGATGGGTGTGTTCTTGGCATCAATAGGTCTAGTTTTCTTTTATAGATGTAGCAG CAAGGACCCTGGCTTTATCAGAATGAATGTACATGATCCAGCAAACATGAAAGATGAT GAGCCTTTGCTGAAGATCGAAATAAATAATCCTGTTTTAATTAATGGAAATTGGTCTCAGCTTTGTGCAACTTGCAAG attgttAGACCTCTTCGTGCCAAACATTGTTCCACCTGTGATCGTTGTGTCGAGCAATTCGACCATCATTGCCCATGGGTGTCCAATTGTGTTGGCAAG AAAAACAAGTGGGATTTTATCTTCCTTCTTGTTCTCGAAGTTCTGGCATTGCTGATATCTGGCTCTGTAGCTTTGACAA GGGTTTTGACAGACCCAGTGGCCCCATCTACCTTTGGTGCCTGGTTGAGCCATGCTGCTAATCAGCATGTTGGCCTTTTAGCATTTTTAGCTGCGGATGCTTTCCTCCTTTCTGCTGTCGGAGTTTTGACTTGCGTGCAGGCTTCTCAG ATTGCTCGCAATATAACGACAAATGAAATGGCAAACATGCTGAGGTACAGTTACCTAAGAGGACCAGATGGTCGATTTCGTAATCCATTTGATCATGGCTGCAAGAAGAACTGCACAGATTTCCTGATAAATGGTTATAACGAAGACATAGAGAATGTTGAAGAACCAAGGGAATCTGAAGGAATCGGGATGATAAATATGACACGGGATGCAAACCATACGAATGGTGTGAACCATACTCATCAACCAAACCAAAACGGCCATGTAGTAATTGATGTGAACAAGACCTCTAATACACATCAGGGTCACATTCATTCTTCTCAATGCAGCCACAGCCACAGTCACAGTCCCAACCCCAGCACCAGCCACACCCAAAGGCACAATCAAAGTCACAGTAATAGTCATGTCCCTGCAGGGCTGGGCATCGGATTAGGCCGAAATGTTTCTCATGCTGCTGTGGTATCATGA